In one Mus pahari chromosome 21, PAHARI_EIJ_v1.1, whole genome shotgun sequence genomic region, the following are encoded:
- the LOC110337962 gene encoding DPH3 homolog: MGKVSTKDPASIKYQKFNLHTLMTIECYAINAEDYFSGLKAVFHEDYQFDKDSEKYFYPFPCGDNFSITKEDLENGEDVAMCPSCSFVMKVIYDKGQFVCRETVPAPSTNKELVKC; this comes from the exons atgg GAAAGGTCTCCACTAAGGACCCAGCTTCCATCAAATACCAAAAGTTCAATCTGCATACTCTGATGACAATTGAATGTTATGCAATTAACGCAGAGGACTATTTCAGTGGATTAAAGG CAGTGTTTCACGAGGACTATCAATTTGACAAGGACTCAGAGAAATATTTCTACCCCTTCCCCTGCGGGGATAATTTCTCCATCACCAAGGAAGATTTGGAAAATGGAGAAGATGTAGCAATGTGTCCTAGCTGCTCATTTGTTATGAAAGTGATTTATGACAAAGGTCAGTTCGTGTGTAGAGAAACAGTTCCAGCACCTTCAACCAACAAAGAGTTAGTTAAATGCTGA